A genomic window from Helicobacter pylori includes:
- a CDS encoding ABC transporter ATP-binding protein/permease — protein sequence MARKKHKIPTLKYFLRSLKQIYMLITFKEKMVFFLLVLMAVFSSFVEVMSLTLLMPFITLASDPNRALDDKDWKMVYDFFHFSSPVRLMYFFSFCLVGIYLFRMFYGVSFTYLKGRFSHKKAYRIKQQLFLQHIKSNYLSHLNHNLDSLRDIINNKAESMFASFNAFLNLLTELTVIVFFYSTLLITNWKLTLVFTLIISIQIFIITKKITVLIQKKGEIAAKSRAQTLKVFSKFFSNFKITKLKDNHEEAHKLFGENSRKAHDTEIIYSTLQVVPRYSLETVGFSLLILAVAYILFKYGEAKMVLPTISMYALALYRTLPSVTGVLNQYNEIAYNQLATNIVFKSLSKTIEQEDLAPLDFHKKITLKNISFAYKSKHPVLEGFNLTIQKGQKVALIGHSGCGKSTLADIIMGLTYPKSGEIFIDNTLLTKENIRSWRKKIGYIPQNIYLFDGTVGDNIAFGSAIDEKRLIKVCKMAHIYDFLCEHEGLKTQVGEGGAKLSGGQKQRIGIARALYDNPEILVLDEATSALDNETERKIMDEIYQIAKNKTLIVIAHRLSTIERCEVIIDMSKHKERLG from the coding sequence ATGGCAAGAAAAAAACATAAAATTCCTACTTTAAAATATTTTTTGCGTTCTTTAAAGCAAATCTATATGCTCATCACTTTCAAGGAAAAAATGGTTTTTTTCCTGCTTGTGTTGATGGCCGTTTTCTCTTCTTTTGTGGAAGTGATGTCCCTTACGCTCCTTATGCCTTTTATCACTCTCGCTTCTGATCCTAACAGGGCTTTAGATGATAAAGATTGGAAAATGGTCTATGATTTTTTCCATTTTTCATCTCCCGTTCGTCTGATGTATTTCTTTAGTTTTTGCTTGGTGGGGATTTATTTGTTCAGGATGTTTTATGGGGTGTCTTTCACCTATTTAAAAGGGCGTTTTTCACACAAAAAAGCTTATCGCATCAAGCAACAACTTTTTTTACAGCACATCAAAAGCAACTACCTCTCCCACCTTAACCATAATTTAGACTCTTTAAGAGACATTATCAACAATAAAGCAGAAAGCATGTTTGCGAGCTTTAACGCTTTTTTGAATTTACTCACTGAATTGACCGTGATCGTTTTTTTCTATTCCACGCTATTAATCACTAACTGGAAGCTAACGCTTGTATTCACTCTAATCATCTCTATACAAATTTTTATTATCACTAAAAAAATCACCGTTCTTATCCAAAAAAAGGGTGAAATAGCGGCAAAATCTAGAGCGCAAACGCTTAAAGTTTTTTCCAAATTTTTCAGCAATTTCAAAATCACTAAACTCAAAGACAACCACGAAGAAGCCCACAAGCTCTTTGGCGAAAATAGCCGTAAAGCCCATGACACTGAGATCATTTATTCCACTTTGCAAGTAGTTCCTAGGTATTCATTAGAAACGGTGGGTTTTAGCTTGTTGATTTTAGCGGTCGCTTACATTTTGTTTAAATACGGCGAAGCTAAAATGGTGCTTCCTACCATTTCTATGTATGCTCTAGCGCTTTATCGCACGCTCCCTTCTGTAACTGGCGTTTTGAATCAATACAATGAAATCGCTTACAACCAGCTTGCGACCAACATTGTTTTTAAAAGCCTTTCTAAAACCATTGAGCAAGAGGATTTAGCCCCTTTAGACTTTCATAAAAAAATCACTCTTAAAAACATTTCTTTCGCTTACAAATCAAAACACCCGGTTTTAGAGGGTTTTAACCTCACCATTCAAAAAGGCCAAAAAGTCGCTCTTATAGGCCATAGCGGGTGCGGGAAATCCACGCTAGCGGATATTATTATGGGGCTTACCTACCCTAAAAGTGGGGAAATTTTCATTGACAACACCCTTTTAACCAAAGAAAATATACGATCATGGCGTAAAAAAATAGGCTATATCCCCCAAAATATTTACCTTTTTGATGGCACTGTGGGGGATAATATCGCTTTTGGGAGTGCTATAGATGAAAAACGCTTGATTAAAGTGTGTAAAATGGCCCACATTTATGATTTTTTATGCGAGCATGAGGGGCTTAAAACCCAAGTGGGCGAAGGGGGTGCTAAGCTTAGCGGCGGTCAAAAACAACGCATAGGCATCGCAAGAGCCTTATACGATAACCCTGAAATTCTGGTTTTAGATGAAGCCACTTCGGCCCTAGACAATGAAACTGAGCGTAAAATCATGGATGAAATCTATCAAATCGCCAAAAATAAAACCCTAATCGTCATCGCCCACCGCTTAAGCACGATTGAACGCTGTGAAGTCATCATTGATATGAGCAAACACAAAGAGCGACTCGGCTGA
- a CDS encoding polyribonucleotide nucleotidyltransferase, which produces MDFITINSVNKTEEFALKQVAKQATSSLLYRLGKTIILASVCVEREPVSEDFLPLVVQFLEKSYAAGKIPGGFVKREGRAQDFEILTSRIIDRTLRPLFPKDYRYPTQITLMVLSHDIENDLQVSALNAASAALFLSHVASFKSVSACRIARVDNAFIINPSASLLNQSSLDLFVSGTKESLNMIEMRSLGQQLNALEEPLMLEALELAQKSLKETCTLYEETFTPYQNELLFKESQGIVFNERLLDLLKNQYFNEIIKGIESSALSERENVFNEIARKISEAHSEFGLEEIEWSLEKVKKTEIRRMIIKDKIRPDKRALEEVRPISIESDLLPMAHSSILFTRGQTQSLVVGVLGTDNDAQTHESLEHKTPIKERFMFHYNFPPFCVGEANSIGATSRRELGHGNLAKRALETSIKNKEQVIRLVSEILESNGSSSMASVCAGSLALYASGVEIYGLVAGVAMGMVSEGQDHAILSDISGLEDAEGDMDFKIAGNLEGITAMQMDTKMSGIQLEILYQALLQAKRAREHILKIMHEAKEKIVINFSHLPMTETFNVAPDKIIEIIGQGGRVIREIVEKFEVKIDLNKPSGEVKIMGNKERVLKTKEFILNYLHSLDQELEQYAIDEVLEAQVKRIVDFGAFLSLPKGGEGLLRKQHMERCQVALKEGDSIRCRVISFNKGKIALDLA; this is translated from the coding sequence ATGGATTTTATCACCATCAATTCTGTTAACAAAACCGAAGAATTCGCCCTCAAACAAGTGGCCAAGCAAGCCACTAGCTCTCTTTTATACCGCTTAGGAAAAACCATCATTTTAGCGAGCGTGTGTGTAGAGAGAGAGCCTGTGAGCGAAGATTTTTTGCCTTTAGTGGTGCAGTTTTTAGAAAAATCTTATGCGGCCGGTAAGATTCCTGGCGGTTTTGTCAAACGAGAAGGCAGAGCGCAAGATTTTGAAATCTTAACTTCTAGGATCATAGATAGGACTTTACGCCCTTTATTCCCTAAAGACTACCGCTACCCTACGCAAATCACTTTAATGGTTTTAAGCCATGATATTGAAAATGATTTGCAAGTTTCTGCCTTGAACGCCGCTTCAGCCGCTCTTTTTTTATCCCATGTGGCTTCTTTTAAAAGCGTGAGCGCTTGCAGGATCGCTAGGGTTGATAACGCATTTATCATTAACCCTAGTGCAAGCCTTTTGAATCAATCCAGTTTGGATTTGTTCGTGTCCGGCACTAAAGAGAGTTTGAACATGATAGAAATGCGCTCTTTGGGGCAACAATTAAACGCTTTAGAAGAGCCTCTAATGTTGGAAGCTTTAGAATTAGCCCAAAAAAGTTTGAAAGAAACTTGCACGCTTTATGAAGAAACTTTTACGCCTTATCAAAACGAACTCCTTTTTAAAGAGAGTCAAGGGATAGTTTTTAATGAAAGGCTGTTAGATTTATTAAAAAATCAGTATTTTAATGAAATCATTAAAGGCATTGAAAGCTCTGCTTTGAGCGAGCGAGAAAATGTTTTCAATGAAATTGCCAGAAAAATCAGTGAAGCCCACTCAGAATTTGGTTTAGAAGAAATTGAATGGTCTTTAGAAAAAGTGAAAAAAACTGAGATCAGGCGCATGATCATTAAGGATAAAATCCGCCCGGACAAGCGCGCGTTAGAAGAAGTGCGACCCATTTCTATAGAGAGTGATTTGCTCCCTATGGCGCATAGCTCTATTTTATTCACTAGGGGGCAAACTCAAAGCCTGGTCGTGGGGGTTTTAGGCACGGATAATGACGCTCAAACCCATGAAAGTTTGGAGCATAAAACCCCTATAAAAGAACGATTCATGTTCCATTACAATTTCCCTCCTTTTTGCGTGGGCGAAGCGAATTCTATTGGCGCGACTTCAAGGCGTGAATTAGGGCATGGGAATTTAGCCAAAAGAGCCTTAGAAACAAGCATTAAAAATAAAGAGCAGGTGATACGATTGGTTTCTGAGATTTTAGAAAGCAATGGTTCAAGCTCAATGGCGAGCGTGTGCGCAGGCTCTTTAGCCCTTTATGCAAGCGGTGTGGAGATCTATGGTTTAGTCGCTGGGGTGGCTATGGGCATGGTGAGTGAAGGGCAAGATCACGCCATTTTAAGCGATATTAGCGGTTTAGAAGACGCAGAAGGCGATATGGACTTTAAGATTGCTGGGAATTTAGAAGGCATTACGGCCATGCAAATGGATACCAAAATGAGCGGTATCCAATTAGAAATCTTATACCAGGCCTTACTCCAAGCCAAAAGAGCGCGAGAACATATTTTAAAAATCATGCATGAAGCGAAAGAAAAGATTGTGATCAATTTTTCTCATTTGCCCATGACTGAAACTTTTAATGTCGCGCCGGATAAAATTATAGAAATTATTGGTCAAGGGGGGCGTGTGATTAGAGAGATAGTGGAAAAGTTTGAAGTTAAAATTGATTTGAATAAACCGAGCGGTGAAGTGAAAATCATGGGGAATAAAGAGCGCGTTTTAAAAACTAAAGAATTTATTTTAAATTATTTGCATTCTTTAGATCAAGAATTGGAGCAATACGCTATTGATGAGGTGTTAGAGGCTCAAGTGAAACGAATCGTGGATTTTGGGGCGTTTTTAAGCTTGCCTAAGGGGGGTGAAGGCTTGTTAAGAAAGCAACACATGGAGAGGTGCCAAGTGGCTTTAAAAGAAGGCGATAGCATTCGGTGCAGGGTCATTAGCTTCAATAAGGGTAAAATCGCCTTGGATTTGGCTTAA
- the secE gene encoding preprotein translocase subunit SecE: protein MDKWFIQYKLAREELSKVIFPIKEQIRNALISVLVVVSAITLFLALLDFSLGAFVSSVL from the coding sequence ATGGATAAATGGTTCATACAATATAAATTGGCTAGAGAAGAGCTTTCTAAAGTGATATTTCCTATTAAAGAGCAGATACGCAATGCGCTTATTTCTGTTTTAGTGGTGGTGAGCGCTATCACGCTATTTTTAGCTTTGTTGGATTTTTCTCTAGGGGCTTTTGTCTCTAGTGTTCTGTAG
- the rplA gene encoding 50S ribosomal protein L1: MAKKVFKRLEKLFSKIQNDKVYGVEHGVEVVKSLASAKFDETVEVALRLGVDPRHADQMVRGAVVLPHGTGKKVRVAVFAKDIKQDEAKNAGADVVGGDDLAEEIKNGRIDFDMVIATPDMMAVVGKVGRILGPKGLMPNPKTGTVTMDIAKAVTNAKSGQVNFRVDKKGNVHAPIGKASFPEEKIKENMLELVKTINRLKPSSAKGKYIRNAALSLTMSPSVSLDAQELMDIK; encoded by the coding sequence GTGGCAAAAAAAGTATTTAAAAGATTGGAAAAGCTTTTTTCCAAAATCCAAAACGATAAAGTGTATGGCGTAGAGCATGGTGTAGAGGTGGTTAAATCCCTTGCTTCAGCGAAATTTGATGAAACCGTTGAAGTGGCGTTAAGACTAGGGGTTGATCCAAGGCATGCGGATCAAATGGTGCGCGGTGCGGTGGTGCTTCCTCATGGGACTGGGAAAAAAGTGAGAGTGGCTGTTTTTGCAAAAGACATTAAGCAAGATGAAGCCAAAAACGCCGGGGCTGATGTCGTTGGCGGAGACGATTTGGCTGAAGAAATCAAAAACGGCCGCATTGATTTTGACATGGTGATTGCAACGCCGGATATGATGGCGGTTGTTGGTAAAGTGGGTAGGATTTTAGGCCCTAAAGGTTTGATGCCAAACCCCAAAACCGGAACCGTTACGATGGATATTGCTAAAGCGGTTACTAACGCTAAAAGCGGTCAAGTGAATTTTAGGGTGGATAAAAAAGGCAATGTCCATGCCCCTATTGGCAAGGCGAGTTTTCCTGAAGAAAAAATCAAAGAAAACATGCTTGAGTTGGTAAAAACGATCAACCGCCTAAAACCCAGTAGCGCGAAAGGCAAGTATATTAGAAACGCCGCTCTTTCACTCACCATGTCGCCTTCAGTGAGTTTGGACGCTCAGGAACTGATGGATATTAAATAG
- a CDS encoding F0F1 ATP synthase subunit C — MKFLALFFLALVGVAFAHDGGMGGISMVQSYSILGAMIGLGIAAFGGAIGMGNAAAATITGTARNPGVGGKLLTTMFVAMAMIEAQVIYTLVFAIIAIYSNPFLS, encoded by the coding sequence ATGAAATTTTTAGCGTTATTTTTTCTGGCTTTAGTGGGCGTTGCTTTCGCTCATGATGGTGGAATGGGTGGGATAAGTATGGTTCAATCTTATTCTATCTTAGGAGCGATGATCGGTCTAGGGATTGCCGCTTTTGGTGGGGCGATCGGTATGGGGAATGCAGCCGCAGCGACCATTACAGGCACAGCGAGAAACCCAGGAGTGGGCGGTAAATTGCTCACAACCATGTTCGTGGCTATGGCGATGATTGAAGCGCAAGTGATTTATACTCTAGTGTTTGCTATTATCGCTATTTATAGTAACCCGTTCTTGAGTTAA
- the nusG gene encoding transcription termination/antitermination protein NusG: MDWYAIQTYSGSEQSVKKAIENLASDHDLKDRIQEIIVPTEDIIEVSKKSKTKVTERSLYPGYVFIKVDLDTVLWHKIQSLPRVSRFIGENKKPTPLSEADIGHILEKMNNRAAPKPKIFFEQGEVVRVVEGPFANFTATVEEYDVEHRKLKLNVSIFGRNTPIEILHSQVEKII; encoded by the coding sequence ATGGATTGGTATGCCATACAAACTTATTCAGGGAGCGAGCAGTCCGTTAAGAAAGCGATTGAAAATTTAGCAAGCGACCACGATCTAAAAGATAGGATACAAGAGATTATTGTGCCTACTGAAGATATTATAGAAGTTTCTAAAAAAAGCAAGACAAAGGTAACGGAACGCAGTCTTTATCCTGGGTATGTTTTTATTAAAGTGGATTTAGATACGGTTTTGTGGCATAAGATACAATCTTTGCCAAGAGTGAGCCGTTTTATTGGAGAAAACAAAAAGCCAACCCCATTGAGTGAAGCAGACATTGGGCATATTTTAGAAAAAATGAACAACCGTGCAGCCCCCAAGCCAAAAATCTTTTTTGAGCAAGGGGAAGTGGTGCGCGTGGTGGAAGGTCCTTTTGCGAACTTCACCGCTACAGTGGAAGAGTATGATGTGGAGCACCGCAAGCTCAAACTCAATGTTTCTATTTTTGGTAGGAACACTCCAATAGAGATTTTGCATTCGCAAGTAGAAAAAATTATATAA
- a CDS encoding phosphoribosyltransferase, with translation MNTDFSHITDIESMHFINEEDALNKLINEIHTRHIDLKDSIMLALSFNALYLAHALAQKFGATYDILFLEPILAPLNSKCEIALVSESMDIVMNESLINSFDITLDYVYGEAKRAYEEDILSHIYQYRKGNAIKSLKDKNIFIVDRGIETGFRAGLGVQTCLKKECQDIYILTPILAQNVAQGLESLCDGVISVYRPECFVSVEHHYKELKRLSNEEIEKYLGANNAPNLKKEH, from the coding sequence TTGAATACGGATTTTAGCCATATCACTGATATTGAAAGCATGCATTTTATCAATGAAGAAGACGCTTTGAACAAATTGATCAATGAAATCCACACGCGCCACATTGATTTAAAAGACTCTATCATGCTCGCTTTGAGTTTTAACGCTTTGTATTTAGCCCACGCTTTGGCGCAAAAATTTGGAGCGACTTATGATATACTTTTTTTAGAACCTATCCTAGCTCCCTTAAACTCAAAATGCGAGATCGCTTTAGTGAGTGAAAGCATGGATATAGTGATGAATGAAAGTTTGATTAATTCCTTTGACATCACTTTAGACTATGTTTATGGGGAAGCCAAGCGGGCTTATGAAGAAGATATTTTGTCTCACATTTACCAGTATCGCAAAGGCAATGCGATTAAAAGCTTAAAAGATAAAAATATTTTTATCGTAGATAGGGGGATTGAAACCGGGTTTAGAGCAGGGTTAGGCGTGCAAACTTGCTTGAAAAAAGAATGCCAAGACATTTATATTTTAACCCCCATTCTTGCGCAAAATGTCGCTCAAGGCTTAGAAAGTTTGTGCGATGGGGTGATTAGCGTGTATCGCCCTGAATGTTTTGTCTCTGTGGAGCATCATTATAAAGAACTCAAGCGATTGAGCAATGAAGAAATTGAAAAATACTTGGGCGCTAACAATGCGCCCAATTTAAAAAAGGAACATTAA
- a CDS encoding HAD family hydrolase: protein MALEVVLWDFDGVIFDSMHLKSEGFKALFQKHGNDNKESLNQFEVYHYQSGGISRNEKIQYFYNEILKTPIAQEEVERLALEFGTIIEQKLFDRGHLNSEVMAFIDKHYQNHAFHIASAALHSELQVLCEFLGIVKYFKSVEGSPPNKPKIIANIIQKYAYNPSRMLMIGDSINDYESAKANEVAFLGYNSEVLKNLVGQNGYQGKYLESFKGFDLQSFTKE from the coding sequence ATGGCGCTTGAAGTGGTTCTATGGGATTTTGATGGCGTGATTTTTGATAGCATGCATTTAAAAAGTGAAGGGTTTAAGGCGTTGTTCCAAAAGCATGGAAACGACAATAAAGAGAGTTTGAATCAATTTGAAGTTTATCATTATCAAAGCGGAGGGATTTCAAGGAATGAAAAGATCCAATACTTTTATAACGAGATTTTAAAAACCCCCATCGCTCAAGAAGAAGTGGAGCGATTGGCTTTGGAGTTTGGCACTATTATAGAGCAAAAGCTTTTTGATAGGGGGCATTTGAATAGTGAAGTGATGGCATTTATTGATAAACATTATCAAAATCATGCTTTTCATATCGCTTCAGCGGCCTTGCATAGCGAATTGCAAGTGTTGTGCGAGTTTTTAGGGATCGTCAAGTATTTTAAGAGCGTTGAAGGGAGCCCGCCCAATAAACCTAAAATCATTGCTAATATCATTCAAAAATACGCCTATAACCCAAGCCGCATGCTAATGATAGGCGATAGCATCAATGACTATGAAAGCGCTAAAGCTAATGAAGTAGCGTTTTTAGGCTATAACAGCGAGGTTTTGAAAAATTTAGTGGGTCAAAACGGCTACCAAGGGAAGTATTTAGAGAGCTTTAAGGGGTTTGATTTGCAAAGCTTTACTAAAGAGTGA
- the rpmG gene encoding 50S ribosomal protein L33: protein MKVKIGLKCSDCEDINYSTTKNAKTNTEKLELKKFCPRENKHTLHKEIKLKS, encoded by the coding sequence ATGAAAGTTAAAATAGGGTTGAAGTGTTCTGATTGTGAAGATATCAATTACAGCACAACCAAGAACGCTAAAACTAACACTGAAAAACTGGAGCTTAAGAAGTTCTGCCCAAGAGAAAATAAGCACACTCTTCATAAAGAAATCAAATTGAAGAGTTAG
- the rplK gene encoding 50S ribosomal protein L11: MAKKVVGEIKLQIPAGKANPSPPVGPALGQRGVNIMEFCKAFNERTKDMGSFNIPVIITVYQDKSFTFITKKPPVTDLIKKASGVEKGSDNPLKNKIAKLTHKQVEEIAQLKMEDLNTNTMEAAKKIVMGSARSMGVEVVD; this comes from the coding sequence ATGGCTAAAAAAGTAGTCGGAGAAATCAAACTTCAAATCCCTGCCGGTAAGGCAAACCCTTCACCTCCCGTAGGGCCAGCACTAGGTCAAAGAGGGGTTAATATCATGGAATTTTGCAAGGCTTTCAATGAAAGAACTAAAGACATGGGGAGCTTTAATATTCCGGTGATTATCACGGTTTATCAGGATAAGAGTTTCACTTTTATCACTAAAAAACCTCCTGTAACGGATTTGATCAAAAAAGCTTCTGGGGTTGAAAAAGGTTCTGACAACCCGCTTAAAAATAAGATTGCAAAGCTCACCCACAAGCAAGTGGAAGAAATCGCGCAATTAAAAATGGAAGATTTAAACACAAACACCATGGAAGCGGCTAAAAAAATCGTTATGGGTAGCGCTAGGAGCATGGGCGTAGAGGTTGTGGATTAA
- the tuf gene encoding elongation factor Tu: MAKEKFNRTKPHVNIGTIGHVDHGKTTLSAAISAVLSLKGLAEMKDYDNIDNAPEEKERGITIATSHIEYETENRHYAHVDCPGHADYVKNMITGAAQMDGAILVVSAADGPMPQTREHILLSRQVGVPHIVVFLNKQDMVDDQELLELVEMEVRELLSAYEFPGDDTPIVAGSALRALEEAKAGNVGEWGEKVLKLMAEVDGYIPTPKRDTEKTFLMPVEDVFSIAGRGTVVTGRIERGVVKVGDEVEIVGIRATQKTTVTGVEMFRKELEKGEAGDNVGVLLRGTKKEEVERGMVLCKPGSITPHKKFEGEIYVLSKEEGGRHTPFFTNYRPQFYVRTTDVTGSITLPEGVEMVMPGDNVKITVELISPVALELGTKFAIREGGRTVGAGVVSNIIE, encoded by the coding sequence ATGGCAAAAGAAAAGTTTAATAGAACTAAGCCGCATGTTAATATTGGAACCATTGGGCATGTAGACCATGGTAAAACGACTTTGAGTGCAGCGATTTCAGCGGTGCTTTCTTTGAAAGGTCTTGCAGAAATGAAAGACTATGACAATATTGATAACGCCCCTGAAGAAAAAGAAAGAGGGATCACTATCGCTACTTCTCACATTGAATATGAGACTGAAAACAGACACTATGCGCATGTGGATTGCCCAGGACACGCTGACTATGTGAAAAACATGATCACCGGTGCAGCGCAAATGGACGGAGCAATTTTGGTTGTTTCTGCAGCTGATGGCCCTATGCCTCAAACCAGAGAGCATATCTTATTGTCTCGTCAAGTGGGCGTGCCTCACATCGTTGTTTTCTTAAACAAACAAGACATGGTAGATGACCAAGAGTTGTTAGAGCTTGTGGAAATGGAAGTGCGCGAGTTGTTGAGCGCGTATGAATTCCCTGGTGATGACACTCCTATCGTGGCCGGTTCAGCTTTAAGAGCTTTAGAAGAAGCAAAAGCTGGCAATGTGGGTGAATGGGGTGAAAAAGTGCTTAAACTCATGGCTGAAGTGGATGGTTATATCCCTACTCCAAAAAGAGACACTGAAAAAACTTTCTTAATGCCGGTTGAAGATGTGTTCTCCATTGCGGGTAGGGGAACTGTGGTAACAGGCAGGATTGAAAGAGGCGTGGTGAAAGTGGGCGATGAAGTGGAAATCGTTGGTATCAGAGCTACGCAAAAAACCACTGTAACTGGTGTAGAAATGTTTAGAAAAGAGCTAGAAAAAGGTGAAGCCGGCGATAATGTGGGCGTGCTTTTGAGAGGAACTAAAAAAGAAGAAGTAGAGCGCGGTATGGTTTTGTGTAAGCCAGGTTCTATCACTCCGCACAAGAAATTTGAGGGAGAAATTTATGTGCTTTCTAAAGAAGAAGGCGGGAGACACACCCCATTCTTCACTAACTATCGCCCGCAATTCTATGTGCGCACGACTGATGTGACCGGCTCTATCACTCTTCCTGAAGGCGTAGAAATGGTTATGCCTGGCGATAATGTGAAAATCACTGTAGAGTTGATTAGCCCTGTCGCATTAGAGTTAGGGACAAAATTTGCGATCCGTGAAGGCGGTAGGACTGTTGGTGCTGGCGTTGTGAGCAATATTATTGAATAA